A genomic window from Martelella lutilitoris includes:
- the argH gene encoding argininosuccinate lyase produces the protein MNTNDPQKDDTSRFPDPVYKETVLKPLFDGAKTNFIDGFRAIDRAHLVMLAETGILTGEQAGKIAEALVAIDREVDPAALEYTGEVEDFFFLIEKELKARLGPDLGGRLHTARSRNDIDHTLFKFNLRRYIDAAAGEALKLLAALIDTAEREKTTLIVAYTHGQPAQPTTFGHYLSAAIEMLIRDIERLYAARKIVDLCPMGAAAITTSGFAIDRARMAELLGFSAPLQNSYSCIAGVDYITATYSALELMFLHLGRLIQDFQFWTSFEVGQLYVPNALVQISSIMPQKRNPVPVEHMRHLASQTVGRAQTVLTVMHNTPFTDMNDSEGETQVMGYQAFDSGMRVLELMTSLIGQVRINGRRVAANLDRSCITITELADSLVRREALSFRQAHEIAADVARAVVAADGALGTDGYGPFKKAFADHAGRETTLDEEAFREIVSPEYFVAVRKRYGGPAEEPLDAAIAGYRENLDAFQKQADDLAARMQAAASERGQCFDRLRGKA, from the coding sequence ATGAACACGAACGATCCCCAAAAAGACGATACCAGCAGATTTCCTGATCCGGTTTACAAGGAAACCGTGCTCAAGCCATTGTTTGATGGCGCAAAAACGAACTTCATCGATGGTTTTCGAGCCATCGACCGCGCCCACCTCGTCATGCTGGCCGAGACCGGCATCCTGACCGGAGAACAGGCCGGAAAGATCGCCGAGGCGCTCGTCGCCATCGACCGTGAGGTGGACCCGGCGGCGCTTGAATACACCGGCGAGGTCGAGGACTTTTTCTTTCTCATCGAGAAAGAGCTGAAAGCGCGCCTCGGGCCGGATCTTGGCGGGCGCCTGCACACGGCGCGCTCGCGCAACGATATCGACCACACATTGTTCAAGTTCAACCTGCGTCGCTATATCGATGCTGCGGCAGGCGAAGCCTTGAAGCTTCTGGCGGCCCTGATCGATACCGCCGAGCGTGAGAAGACCACGCTGATTGTCGCCTATACGCACGGCCAGCCGGCGCAGCCGACCACCTTTGGCCACTACCTCTCCGCCGCGATCGAAATGCTGATCCGCGATATCGAGCGTCTCTATGCCGCCCGCAAAATCGTGGACCTCTGCCCGATGGGGGCGGCCGCGATCACCACATCCGGCTTTGCCATCGACCGGGCGCGCATGGCCGAGCTCCTCGGTTTTTCTGCGCCGTTGCAGAATTCCTACAGCTGCATTGCCGGTGTCGACTACATCACGGCGACCTATTCCGCGCTTGAACTCATGTTCCTGCATCTCGGACGTCTGATTCAGGATTTCCAGTTCTGGACCAGTTTCGAGGTCGGCCAGCTTTATGTGCCGAACGCGCTGGTGCAGATCTCCTCGATCATGCCGCAGAAGCGCAATCCGGTGCCGGTGGAACATATGCGCCATCTCGCCAGTCAGACGGTGGGCCGCGCCCAGACCGTGCTGACAGTGATGCACAACACGCCCTTTACCGACATGAACGACAGCGAGGGCGAAACCCAGGTGATGGGTTATCAGGCCTTCGACAGCGGCATGCGCGTTCTGGAGCTGATGACGAGCCTGATCGGCCAGGTGCGCATCAACGGCAGGCGCGTTGCTGCCAATCTCGACCGCTCCTGCATCACCATCACCGAACTGGCCGACAGTCTGGTGCGGCGCGAGGCGCTTTCCTTCCGCCAGGCGCACGAGATTGCCGCCGACGTGGCCCGTGCCGTGGTCGCCGCCGATGGCGCGCTCGGTACGGATGGCTATGGCCCCTTCAAAAAGGCCTTTGCCGACCATGCCGGCCGCGAGACGACTCTCGATGAAGAGGCCTTCCGCGAGATCGTTTCGCCGGAGTATTTCGTTGCCGTGCGCAAGCGCTATGGCGGCCCGGCCGAAGAGCCGCTTGATGCCGCCATTGCCGGCTACCGTGAAAATCTGGACGCATTTCAAAAACAAGCCGACGACCTTGCCGCCCGCATGCAAGCGGCGGCCAGCGAACGCGGTCAATGTTTCGACCGGTTGAGGGGAAAAGCATAA
- a CDS encoding ABC transporter ATP-binding protein, which produces MASIALEKLVKRYDKVEAVHGIDLEIADGEFVVFVGPSGCGKSTTLRMIAGLEEITGGTLKIGEAVVNERAPKARNIAMVFQNYAIYPHLTVRQNIGFGLYTSKLSKEEKNARIDETARILGLTDYLERRPAALSGGQRQRVAIGRAMVRNPSAFLFDEPLSNLDAQLRAQMRIEIKKLHQELKTTTVYVTHDQVEAMTMADRIVVMKDGYILQTGTPVDLYENPADVFTARFIGSPSMNMLPAAALGDQAAGFADEGDVLVGIRPHDLLAVVDGAVPEGAILTLEGVVEAVEPLGPETMVHLNVGGKSLIATSPGTLSPAVGSSVTCTVQPGKLYLFDAATEKSLGRK; this is translated from the coding sequence ATGGCTTCAATCGCACTGGAAAAACTGGTGAAGCGCTATGACAAGGTCGAGGCCGTGCATGGCATTGACCTTGAGATTGCCGATGGCGAGTTTGTTGTCTTTGTCGGCCCGTCCGGTTGCGGCAAGTCGACGACGCTGCGGATGATCGCCGGCCTCGAGGAGATCACCGGCGGCACACTGAAGATCGGCGAGGCGGTGGTCAACGAGCGGGCGCCGAAGGCCCGCAACATCGCCATGGTGTTTCAGAACTACGCCATCTATCCGCATCTGACCGTGCGCCAGAATATCGGCTTCGGGCTCTACACGTCGAAGCTCTCGAAAGAGGAAAAGAATGCGCGGATCGACGAGACGGCGCGCATTCTGGGCCTTACCGACTATCTGGAGCGTCGTCCGGCAGCGCTTTCCGGCGGCCAGCGACAGCGCGTCGCCATCGGCCGCGCCATGGTGCGCAACCCGTCGGCCTTCCTCTTCGACGAGCCGCTTTCCAATCTCGACGCCCAGCTTCGCGCGCAGATGCGCATCGAAATCAAGAAGTTGCATCAGGAACTTAAAACGACGACCGTCTATGTGACCCACGACCAGGTCGAGGCCATGACCATGGCCGACCGGATCGTGGTGATGAAGGATGGCTATATCCTGCAGACGGGCACGCCGGTCGATCTTTACGAAAACCCCGCCGATGTGTTCACCGCCCGCTTCATCGGCTCGCCATCCATGAACATGCTGCCGGCAGCGGCGCTCGGCGACCAGGCGGCCGGTTTCGCGGACGAGGGCGATGTGCTGGTCGGCATAAGACCGCATGACCTTCTGGCGGTCGTCGACGGGGCGGTACCGGAGGGCGCGATCCTGACGCTTGAGGGCGTGGTGGAGGCCGTCGAGCCGCTCGGCCCCGAGACCATGGTGCACCTGAATGTGGGCGGCAAATCGCTGATCGCGACCTCGCCGGGCACGCTTTCGCCTGCCGTCGGCAGCAGCGTCACCTGCACGGTTCAGCCGGGCAAGCTCTATCTCTTCGACGCCGCGACAGAAAAGAGCCTTGGCCGTAAATGA
- a CDS encoding carbohydrate kinase family protein produces MTSGNDERRAVLSVGRIYCDLIFTGLDRLPVLGREVFADELTIAAGGGAFISAAHFAGIGRHAALVGRLGHDPLSRAIERQLETSGIDLGFLEHVDDAGPQVTVASVLGSERAFLTKRAGRAEPATLENALAWGRAGHLHIAEYATLAEMPDLVTRARAAGLTVSLDPSWDDRLIGDPGLIAACRGVDVFLPNLEEARVITGESEPEAMCARLAGHFPIVAIKAGSDGAYLAASDLRIHAPAEAVRVVDTTGAGDAFNAGFVDAWLDGGTPQRCLAAAISAGSRAVQVAGGAGAGAADTAAAENGT; encoded by the coding sequence ATGACATCCGGAAATGACGAAAGACGGGCGGTCCTCAGCGTGGGGCGGATTTATTGCGACCTGATCTTCACCGGACTTGACCGTCTGCCGGTGCTCGGGCGCGAGGTCTTCGCCGACGAGCTGACAATCGCCGCCGGCGGCGGCGCCTTCATTTCCGCCGCCCATTTCGCCGGTATCGGACGCCACGCGGCCCTTGTCGGCCGGTTGGGACACGATCCCCTGTCGCGCGCCATCGAGCGTCAGCTCGAAACCAGCGGCATCGATCTCGGCTTCCTGGAGCACGTGGACGATGCCGGCCCACAGGTGACCGTTGCGTCCGTGCTTGGAAGCGAGCGCGCTTTTCTCACCAAACGGGCAGGGCGGGCAGAGCCTGCAACGCTCGAGAACGCGTTGGCTTGGGGCAGGGCGGGCCATCTCCATATCGCCGAATACGCGACGCTTGCCGAAATGCCGGATCTGGTGACGCGTGCGCGTGCGGCGGGGCTCACGGTCTCGCTTGATCCGAGCTGGGATGACAGGCTGATCGGTGATCCGGGCCTCATCGCCGCCTGTCGTGGCGTGGATGTATTCCTGCCCAATCTGGAGGAGGCTCGGGTCATCACCGGCGAAAGCGAGCCGGAGGCGATGTGCGCCCGGCTTGCCGGGCACTTTCCGATCGTCGCGATCAAGGCCGGATCGGACGGCGCCTATCTCGCCGCCTCCGACCTGCGCATCCACGCGCCGGCTGAAGCGGTCCGCGTCGTCGACACGACCGGCGCCGGCGATGCGTTCAACGCCGGCTTCGTCGACGCCTGGCTTGACGGCGGGACGCCGCAGCGCTGCCTTGCCGCGGCGATCAGCGCTGGCAGCAGGGCCGTGCAGGTGGCCGGCGGGGCGGGCGCGGGCGCCGCCGACACCGCGGCCGCCGAAAACGGTACATAA
- a CDS encoding aldose epimerase family protein: protein MAGHTIEHAVIGEIDGQAVDAYRLRGGDTEIEVMTYGAILRRVMRPDRNGTVEDIVIGYDNPADYVTKPGNAGAICGRLSNRLAFGRFTLDGVDYQLPTNSGPHHLHGGLPGFGKRFWKAAPDPDNNAVTFRMDSPDGDQGYPGALNASVTYRVHDGGALAIEMEAVTDRATIVNIIHHGYWNLAGHASGSVGNQHLCLLCDGYTAVNEDKIPSGEIVAVAGTPYDFTKMHPIGDRIAETWPGVGYDHNLCVAGYDGSMRLVAEAEDPESGRGFRLFTNQPGVQFYTAGHYRAQPTEGKSGALYREFAGFALETQAYPDSPNHENFPTVVLRPGETYRHLMRFDFTVKQ from the coding sequence TTGGCCGGTCACACAATTGAACATGCCGTCATCGGCGAAATCGACGGACAGGCGGTCGATGCCTATCGCCTGAGGGGCGGCGACACGGAAATCGAGGTGATGACCTATGGCGCGATCCTGCGCCGTGTCATGCGCCCGGATCGCAACGGCACGGTCGAGGACATCGTCATCGGCTATGACAATCCGGCCGATTATGTGACCAAGCCCGGCAATGCCGGGGCCATCTGCGGCAGGCTTTCCAACAGGCTCGCTTTCGGCAGGTTCACGCTCGATGGCGTCGACTATCAGCTTCCGACGAATTCCGGCCCGCATCATCTGCATGGCGGGCTTCCCGGTTTCGGCAAGCGTTTCTGGAAGGCCGCACCCGATCCGGACAACAACGCCGTGACCTTCCGCATGGATAGCCCGGACGGCGATCAGGGCTATCCCGGCGCGCTTAATGCGAGCGTGACATACCGTGTTCATGACGGCGGCGCGCTTGCCATCGAGATGGAAGCGGTCACGGATCGGGCCACCATTGTCAACATCATCCATCACGGTTACTGGAACCTTGCCGGCCATGCCAGCGGCAGCGTCGGGAACCAGCATCTGTGCCTGCTCTGCGACGGCTATACGGCGGTGAACGAGGACAAGATTCCGTCAGGCGAGATCGTCGCGGTCGCCGGCACGCCCTATGACTTTACCAAAATGCACCCGATCGGCGACCGGATCGCCGAGACCTGGCCGGGCGTGGGGTACGATCACAATCTCTGCGTCGCCGGTTACGACGGATCGATGCGGCTTGTGGCCGAGGCCGAAGATCCGGAAAGCGGGCGCGGTTTTCGCCTCTTCACAAACCAGCCCGGCGTCCAGTTCTATACCGCCGGCCACTATCGGGCACAACCGACTGAAGGCAAGAGCGGCGCACTATACCGGGAGTTCGCCGGTTTCGCGCTGGAGACGCAGGCCTACCCGGACAGCCCCAACCACGAAAACTTCCCCACCGTCGTGCTGCGCCCCGGCGAAACCTACCGCCACCTGATGCGGTTCGATTTCACGGTGAAACAATAA